A genomic segment from Aspergillus puulaauensis MK2 DNA, chromosome 1, nearly complete sequence encodes:
- a CDS encoding uncharacterized protein (COG:S;~EggNog:ENOG410QCZV;~InterPro:IPR036864,IPR001138;~PFAM:PF00172;~go_function: GO:0000981 - DNA-binding transcription factor activity, RNA polymerase II-specific [Evidence IEA];~go_function: GO:0008270 - zinc ion binding [Evidence IEA];~go_process: GO:0006355 - regulation of transcription, DNA-templated [Evidence IEA]), translating into MPITEKNELDALLQLLPACTRCRTVRKRCDTLLPACANCSRSGLQCTFYDPISNESLPREYISSLVGHLRSLEASHGTLEETPTHPAPPNIESSAKDRNPYLCLGKNAPLAAAAAVVGRSQCVSNCIYPVPVSPTVIDDAMHRFLIERFMDTLHNLFPVLDDDQALYVLHAPRQDHSPGQTFLLKMVYSLACHCLPVNDNRLVDLSGSLYRESLIYIDTLLKDHSIEAVQGILLLALRSSFDATTGNIGQLVNFSYRLLIELSSHSVLQMSQTMGRLQCTVYCLTGLVAGALDRPYDVAEPDSSAIASTTEQAQSLCAIYALQALHRAGDTPTTLDSTTLNKLDKSQSHILVATLQQTYLLTQPSIECAQNLLSAYDDDRMVYNIFTSHWIYRAASYLINHADGDTVTDGCIVAAKTLERCAIKWPNSRALQGALVDLRRSKRGS; encoded by the exons ATGCCCATCACCGAGAAAAACGAGCTGGATGCTCTCTTGCAGCTTCTTCCCGCCTGTACAAGGTGTCGAACAGTCCGAAAGCGCTGCGAtaccctcctccccgcctGCGCCAACTGCTCTAGATCCGGCCTCCAGTGCACCTTTTACGACCCCATATCCAACGAATCACTGCCTAGAGA GTATATTTCGTCCCTGGTCGGACATTTGCGCTCGCTTGAGGCCTCCCATGGCACCTTGGAAGAAACGCCAACCCATCCAGCGCCTCCAAATATTGAATCCAGCGCCAAAGACCGCAACCCATATCTCTGCTTGGGGAAGAATGCGCCTcttgcggctgctgctgcggtcgTGGGAAGAAGCCAGTGCGTAAGCAATTGCATCTATCCGGTGCCAGTGTCACCCACCGTAATCGACGATGCAATGCACCGTTTTCTCATCGAGAGGTTCATGGACACTCTCCACAATCTGTTCCCAGTGCTCGATGACGACCAGGCTCTGTACGTCTTACATGCACCACGCCAGGACCATTCTCCAGGACAGACCTTCCTGCTAAAGATGGTCTATTCATTAGCCTGCCACTGCTTACCTGTGAATGACAACCGCCTTGTTGATCTATCTGGCTCCCTCTACCGCGAGTCTTTGATTTATATCGACACCCTACTGAAAGACCATAGTATTGAAGCCGTGCAGGGGATACTATTACTTGCACTGCGCAGCTCCTTTGATGCCACGACTGGGAATATTGGACAGCTCGTGAATTTCTCTTATCGTCTTTTAATTGAGCTGAGCTCCCATAGTGTATTGCAGATGTCGCAGACCATGGGCCGTCTTCAGTGCACGGTATACTGTCTGACAGGCTTGGTGGCAGGGGCTTTGGATAGACCATATGATGTTGCTGAGCCT GATTCAAGCGCAATTGCATCGACAACTGAGCAGGCCCAATCACTCTGCGCGATATATGCCCTCCAGGCCCTCCATCGAGCAGGGGATACACCCACTACCCTCGACTCTACCACTCTGAACAAACTTGACAAGTCCCAGTCACATATACTCGTTGCCACATTACAGCAAACCTACCTCCTCACGCAACCCAGCATCGAGTGCGCGCAGAACCTCTTATCAGCATACGATGACGACCGAATGGTGTATAACATCTTCACGTCTCACTGGATCTACCGCGCGGCATCTTATCTGATCAACCACGCAGACGGGGACACGGTTACCGACGGCTGTATTGTTGCAGCAAAGACATTGGAGCGATGTGCGATAAAGTGGCCTAACTCAAGAGCGCTGCAGGGGGCGTTGGTGGATTTGAGGCGTAGTAAGCGAGGTAGTTGA
- a CDS encoding SDR family NAD(P)-dependent oxidoreductase (COG:Q;~EggNog:ENOG410PK2T;~InterPro:IPR036291,IPR002347;~PFAM:PF08659,PF00106,PF13561;~go_process: GO:0055114 - oxidation-reduction process [Evidence IEA]), translating into MATATLFPGVALITGAASGIGRATARLFAREGCRKLILADRNKHGLQETHDMITSNHKDVSVQVSPTDVTIESSVSGMVQRAVCQFQRIDYAVNAAGLMSVPRRSHETTLEEFERINSVDYKGLWLSCRGVIRQMRTQEPLRTHDGRPGNRGAIVNVASVLGQVARPNAAPYCGAKGAAISITQADAIDYSADNIRINCVLPGVIHTPMIDHILEYYRPEINMQALGRLGTADEIADCILFLCSSKATFVQGAAFAADGGYTIR; encoded by the exons ATGGCCACGGCTACACTCTTCCCCGGCGTTGCTCTCATCACAGGTGCTGCCTCTG GCATCGGCCGCGCAACCGCCCGCCTCTTCGCCAGAGAAGGCTGCCGCAAGCTCATCCTAGCAGACCGAAACAAGCACGGCCTACAAGAAACACACGACATGATCACATCAAACCACAAAGACGTCTCGGTACAGGTATCCCCAACAGACGTTACAATCGAATCCTCCGTCTCGGGCATGGTCCAGCGCGCAGTCTGCCAGTTCCAGCGAATCGATTACGCCGTTAATGCGGCGGGTCTGATGAGTGTCCCGCGCAGGTCGCACGAGACgacgctggaggagttcGAGAGGATCAACTCGGTGGATTATAAGGGACTTTGGCTGTCGTGTCGGGGGGTGATAAGGCAGATGCGTACGCAGGAGCCGTTGAGGACTCATGATGGACGGCCGGGGAATAGGGG GGCGATTGTTAATGTTGCGAGTGTTCTTGGACAGGTCGCGAGGCCTAATGCTG CGCCATATTGCGGTGCTAAAGGAGCCGCAATCAGCATCACACAGGCTGATGCAATTGAC TACTCTGCAGACAATATCCGAA TAAACTGTGTGCTCCCCGGGGTTATCCATACTCCCATGATCGACCATATCCTGGAATACTATCGGCCGGAAATCAACATGCAGGCGTTGGGAAG GCTTGGGACTGCTGATGAGATTGCGGACTGCATTCTGTTTTTGTGTAGTAGTAAAGCTACTTTTGTACAAGGGGCAGCCTTTGCTGCTGATGGGGGGTACACAATCCGATAG
- a CDS encoding uncharacterized protein (COG:U;~EggNog:ENOG410QDYK;~InterPro:IPR020846,IPR011701,IPR036259;~PFAM:PF07690;~TransMembrane:12 (i59-79o85-108i120-137o149-169i181-202o208-228i316-336o361-381i402-421o427-453i465-484o496-517i);~go_function: GO:0022857 - transmembrane transporter activity [Evidence IEA];~go_process: GO:0055085 - transmembrane transport [Evidence IEA]), producing MSDLPVPGTVRLIDAGGDLSVKHGNEKADIVLIPQPSSNPDDPLNWSWRRKTHNRVWQVLWTFIGVAITCALAPAYPMIQEETGIPMANITTGVGLMYLFLGWGNVIVQPWALYCGRRQVLLASLLATSLTVLWSAYVQSSGEWYANRILMGISNAPVETLVEILVTDLSFTHERGGYMSAYTWTLFNGAFLAPIASGYIAQNMSWHWIQWIGTIIGLVTTVIMFFSFEETMFFRKTGPVEFLQAGSSKDIEQQQHKPAAGEKDLPPAEVDIAPGEISIPSHSKWRRYIRTLRLWGFRAPDQPPFSLKLSLLPFGLLRYPVIWFSGILIGSILAWFNVLNATTAENFGSEPYNFTTNQTGLTYLANVIGSTIGCFLAGSLSDAVAEFLARRNNGIKEPEHRLWLGVIPLLLHPAGFFLYGIGAAHKLHWVALVFGIGFISATLPMGSLIALNYVIDCYKEAASEAIVAVILIRNTMGFVITYAISPMISNMGLQNAFILVGCLGAAIWGTCFLTIWAGKAWRSRSAKSYWNIVEEHNLQAH from the exons ATGTCTGATCTGCCTGTCCCAGGCACTGTCCGCCTCATTGACGCTGGCGGCGACTTGTCCGTCAAGCACGGCAACGAAAAAGCCGACATCGTCCTCATTCCCCAGCCCAGTTCCAACCCCGACGACCCCCTGAACTGGTCATGGCGCCGAAAGACACACAATCGCGTGTGGCAAGTGCTGTGGACTTTCATCGGCGTCGCCATCACCTGCGCCCTCGCCCCAGCCTACCCCATGATCCAAGAAGAGACCGGGATTCCAATGGCCAATATCACCACGGGCGTCGGGCTCATGTACCTCTTTCTCGGATGGGGGAACGTGATTGTGCAGCCCTGGGCGCTGTACTGTGGCCGTCGCCAGGTCCTGCTTGCTTCGCTTCTGGCAACATCTCTCACCGTGCTGTGGTCTGCATACGTCCAATCCAGCGGCGAGTGGTACGCAAACCGCATCCTAATGGGCATCTCCAATGCTCCTGTCGAGACGCTCGTCGAGATCCTGGTCACTGATCTATCATTCACCCATGAGCGAGGCGGGTACATGAGCGCCTATACGTGGACGCTCTTCAATGGAGCCTTTCTGGCCCCGATTGCCAGTGGCTACATTGCCCAGAACATGAGCTGGCACTGGATTCAGTGGATTGGAACTATCATTGGCCTCGTAACCACTGTTATCATGTTCTTCTCGTTCGAAGAGACCATGTTCTTTCGGAAAACGGGGCCAGTTGAGTTCCTGCAGGCTGGTTCATCCAAGGAcatcgagcagcagcagcataaaCCTGCTGCAGGGGAGAAAGACCTCCCTCCAGCTGAAGTTGATATCGCGCCTGGCGAAATATCAATCCCATCCCACTCCAAGTGGCGCCGCTACATTCGAACCCTACGCCTCTGGGGTTTCCGAGCCCCCGACCAGCCCCCATTCTCCCTAaagctttccctcctccccttcggTCTTCTTCGCTACCCCGTAATCTGGTTCTCGGGGATCCTCATCGGCAGTATCCTCGCCTGGTTCAACGTCCTCAACGCCACAACAGCCGAGAACTTCGGCAGCGAGCCCTACAACTTCACAACCAACCAGACCGGCCTGACCTACCTCGCCAACGTAATCGGCTCAACCATCGGCTGCTTCCTCGCGGGATCTCTAAGCGACGCCGTTGCCGAATTCCTTGCTCGCCGGAATAATGGTATCAAGGAGCCTGAGCACCGCCTGTGGTTAGGCGTGATCCCGCTCCTCCTGCACCCGGCAGGATTCTTCCTTTACGGCATTGGGGCTGCGCATAAGCTGCATTGGGTGGCCTTGGTGTTTGGGATTGGATTTATCTCTGCGACCCTGCCGATGGGGTCGCTTATTGCGTTGAACTATGTGATTGACTGCTATAAAGAGGCGGCTAGTGAGGCGATCGTTGCTGTTATTCTTATAAGGAATACGATGG GATTCGTCATCACCTACGCCATCTCCCCGATGATCTCCAACATGGGCTTGCAGAATGCGTTTATCCTAGTCGGCTGCCTGGGGGCGGCTATTTGGGGCACCTGTTTCTTGACGATTTGGGCTGGGAAGGCGTGGCGCTCTCGCTCGGCGAAGTCGTATTGGAATATTGTTGAGGAACATAATCTGCAGGCTCATTAG